A section of the Malania oleifera isolate guangnan ecotype guangnan chromosome 2, ASM2987363v1, whole genome shotgun sequence genome encodes:
- the LOC131149430 gene encoding embryo-specific protein ATS3A-like isoform X2 produces the protein MMAICNYTITIETTCAAGAETSNHVSLRFGDAKSNDVVVHHLNSKRVTQVDPFFPAELDGAPVKPFRACSVDEFQVSGGCVESPVCYLYLKLVGTDDWRPGFAQVRAAAGNHLSSNYFYIRRYLPRNAWHGLDMCDREVTPFGVKHERKVFVKRPVRTLEP, from the coding sequence GCAATCTGCAACTACACAATCACAATCGAGACGACGTGCGCGGCGGGCGCCGAGACCTCCAACCACGTGAGCCTGAGGTTTGGGGACGCCAAGTCCAACGACGTCGTGGTGCACCACCTGAACTCCAAGCGCGTGACGCAGGTGGATCCATTTTTCCCGGCAGAGCTCGACGGCGCCCCGGTGAAGCCCTTCCGGGCATGCTCGGTGGACGAGTTCCAAGTGAGCGGCGGGTGCGTGGAGTCCCCCGTCTGCTACCTCTACCTGAAGCTCGTCGGAACCGACGACTGGCGGCCCGGGTTTGCACAGGTGCGGGCGGCTGCGGGCAATCACCTGAGCTCGAATTACTTCTACATTCGCCGGTACCTGCCCCGGAACGCCTGGCACGGTTTGGATATGTGCGACAGGGAGGTCACGCCCTTTGGGGTCAAGCACGAGCGCAAGGTGTTTGTGAAAAGGCCGGTTAGGACATTGGAGCCGTAG
- the LOC131149430 gene encoding embryo-specific protein ATS3A-like isoform X1, with translation MGMENYRALIFAFSLLFLASSSLVFALATAATPNPDKKAICNYTITIETTCAAGAETSNHVSLRFGDAKSNDVVVHHLNSKRVTQVDPFFPAELDGAPVKPFRACSVDEFQVSGGCVESPVCYLYLKLVGTDDWRPGFAQVRAAAGNHLSSNYFYIRRYLPRNAWHGLDMCDREVTPFGVKHERKVFVKRPVRTLEP, from the exons ATGGGAATGGAGAATTACAGAGCATTAATCTTTGCATTCTCTCTGCTTTTTCTTGCCTCAAGCTCACTAGTTTTTGCACTCGCAACAGCTGCAACTCCCAACCCAGATAAGAAG GCAATCTGCAACTACACAATCACAATCGAGACGACGTGCGCGGCGGGCGCCGAGACCTCCAACCACGTGAGCCTGAGGTTTGGGGACGCCAAGTCCAACGACGTCGTGGTGCACCACCTGAACTCCAAGCGCGTGACGCAGGTGGATCCATTTTTCCCGGCAGAGCTCGACGGCGCCCCGGTGAAGCCCTTCCGGGCATGCTCGGTGGACGAGTTCCAAGTGAGCGGCGGGTGCGTGGAGTCCCCCGTCTGCTACCTCTACCTGAAGCTCGTCGGAACCGACGACTGGCGGCCCGGGTTTGCACAGGTGCGGGCGGCTGCGGGCAATCACCTGAGCTCGAATTACTTCTACATTCGCCGGTACCTGCCCCGGAACGCCTGGCACGGTTTGGATATGTGCGACAGGGAGGTCACGCCCTTTGGGGTCAAGCACGAGCGCAAGGTGTTTGTGAAAAGGCCGGTTAGGACATTGGAGCCGTAG